The genome window CACTCCCCTTTTGGGAGGAGGGTGGCTGACCAATCCCCTTAATCTTCTGTCGTGGTGGCTTCTGGCTTCCCTTTGTGCTCTTGCTCTTATAGGGGCTTGCTGTGGCTTTCTTCTTCCTATCCGGATCCGCCACCACCGGCAACGCGGTGGTGCGCTGAGGATCTACTACCTGGACAAGTCGGTTGTCCTCACCCACCTCATACCAGGTGGGCACCTTGCGGCCGGAAACATCGTAAGCCCAGGGTGCCTGGACGTGTTCCACCACGTTTCCCTGAGCGTCCAGAATATCCACGGAACCATCGGCGTTCTTATTCATACGCCCGCCCGGAGGCACGTCCATCTCAAATACGTGCTCACGCGGTGAGTCCGGCCCCTCTAGGAGCACCAGCGATTGTTTGCGTCCACCACCCCAGTCAATATCGGCACGATGGGAACCGTCGCGGCGTCGTACCCGCCTAGCCATGACGGCCGCCGCGCCCGCAACGGCACCGGCGGTACCCAGGAGCCCTTCTCCGGGTACGCCAGCAGCGGGCCGGTTTACCTGCTCAGATGGTTCTTCCCTATTCTCCGCGTTCTCCGCGCGCGGTGCCACAGGGGTTTCGCTGGGCTGGGTTTCTGATTCCCCACCCTCGTTTCTCACGGGCGCGCCCGCCTCATCAAGTAACTCAAAGACCTGCCCGGCCACGGATCATCGCGCACCACGGCAGCATTGTTCCCGGTGGCGGGATCGCTCACAATCACTTCTCCGGTGGCACGCCCGGCATTATCCACCACCACCGTGCGGCCCTGGGGATCCTCCACCACGCGCACTCGACGCGATTCCGCTCCCGTTGCTTCATGAGTACCCGCCGGTTCCGGGACGGTGATTTCCCAGGAGGGCACCTGGGGCACATTGGAACGCGCACCACCGGGGCCCATCGTTCCGTCACCCGGAGCGGTCTGCGCGGGAGCAGGAGGAACACCGCCTTGGTTGCCTCGGCTCGTTTCTCCCAGACCGCCCAGCCGCATGTCCTGAGAATACTCGGATTCGCGCGGGCCAAAGCCCTCATACCTGTGCACCCGCCCCGGCGGAGTACCGTCATCCTCCCAGCGGTGTACCCGCTGGTGCCCGGTACCGGAGTCCTGTCCCGCTGGGCTTGGTGCCCCGCCCAGATCGCCCGACGCCCCGTTACCCTGACCGGTATCGCCAGAGGGCCCAGGGATATTCGGCCCACCCACGCACACGTATCCGGGCCACGCCCCCGGGCCTGGTTCCTGGCCGGGGTGAGTGGCTCGCCACAGCGCTTCCTGGGTGGAGTTCCAGGCTGCGGTCTCGCGCTGGCACCGTTGCTCCGGTGTTTCCGCCTGCACCACCGGGGCGCACACGAGGTGTACCGCCCCTGCGGCAAGCAACACCCGGAAAAGCGCTTTGTTCCTCATGCGCGCTCCCCGGATCGCTTGCTCTTCACCGTTGCCCATATCCCCATCGCACCCGCCGTGAGCAGAGCACCGGCGCACATCATGGCCACCATGTACACGAGCATGACCGGCACGTATCCCCAGCGCTCTATGTATGCGCCCATGTCCTGCCCCATGGCCAGCACACCGATCATCGCAATGAGTCCCACCACGGCCTTACCGATACCTGCCCACACCTCAGCAGAAACAGGCTCATGATCCTGCGGCGATGGCCCGGTTACCGGGTACACACCCTCCTCGGTCGCCTGCTCCCGATAGTCCGCTTCCGGGTAGTCCATCCCCACCAAGGTATCGGTGCCTTCCGCGTCATACCGCTCATGCTGTCCCATAGCGCTCCCCTGTTATCCCTGTTCAAACCCGCTTGTTATCGGATACGCTGTGCGTCCCCATACACGCTCACCGCGTCCATCGAGGTGGCGGACATCGCCGAGATGGTCACATAGGAGCGCACCGTCACCGGGCCAGCACACCCATTGACCTGCAAGTGTGCTCCGGTGAAACCGCCCCCGGCCCGCTGGAAACGCGGGTCAATAGGCATGGATACCAGGGCCACATTGGTCACCTTGCCCGGGTGCAGGTGTCCACGAATGGTGGGAGTGACCTCCGCCTTAGCATCCACCCCGAACTCACCCTTGGCGGTGGCATCACCGCCCATTTCCAGTTTACCGGTGGCGTCGGCACCCACCTCCGGCTTCACCTTGGCGTCCGCGCCTGCGGTCAGGGAGCCGTCGGGAAGCGTCACCTTAACCTCGGGGCCTGCCTCCCCACCGAGGCTGGCGCTCGGGCCGCCCTCTATCCCACCGTTGATGTGCGGGCCACCCTCCATGCCCACGGTGCCGTGCGGTGCCACTCCCACCGTTCCGGTCACGTCGTAGTCCACTCCACCGGAGACGTCCACACCGCAGCCGATCTGGTATCCCGACTCGAAAACCGCCCCGGTGATCTCGGGGTTCCCCTGTCCGTCGATCCATACCCGGCCTGTCACAGTGCCAAAACTCTCCCCCGTGGTGGCTGAGGAATCCAGCGGCGGAGCAACGTTGATCTTCTCCCCCTCCTTGAGTGCATGGAGCACCCAACCGTCTGCGGTGACCCGCTCCGCATACCGATCCGGCAGTTGCTTCTCTCCACCAAAGGGTGCTGCCGGGTAAGGAAGAAAATCAATGATCGGCGCGGCCGAAGCCACCCCCAACGAGACCGCAGAGGAGACCACACACCCACACGCCACCATCGCGCTTCCTATACGTCGCAACATAACTCACCCTCGATTCCAAGCAATACATTCCTACAAGAAACTGCAATAAAGCTGAAGATACTCCCAGCGGCAGCCCCGTGCATAGAGTTTCAATCGAGAAAAAATATGACATGTTTCACATATCAAAACCGTCCCCCCGTCACTGAGAGAAGGTCTATAATCTCACCCTCCCCCACAGGGAACTCCGATAAAACAACAGCTCACAGCCACATTCACCATCACCCACAACCCGCTAACCCCAAGGGGCCACCCAGCCTCAAGCACCCCTAGAATCCACCACGACCTCGCACATAAAAAATGCCGTGGCCCCCGCCACGGCATTACCCCCACCAATTACCCCCGCAAAATTATCTTGTGTTTGGCATTGCACTCATGCCGCGCCACCAAGCAATCACGGCAACTACCCATGCCAAGCAATCTCACCAAGCACCCAACCCCGCGCTACTGCGCCGGGGCCACCGGCGCGGCCTCATCAGCCGGGGCCGGAGCAGCAGGAGCCGGAGCCTCGGCAGGAGCCGGCACGCCACCCTCCGGCGCCACACCCTCGGGAGCCGCCGGTGCCCCCTCCCCTGCGGGAGCAGGGGCCTCGGGTGCGGGGGCGTCGCCAGCAGGCGCGGGTGCCGGAACATTGGAGGGCACCTGATCCGCGCACATCGCCGGGGCCTGGTCCGGCACCACGCGCGTAATCAGAGTGCAGGCCCAGTCCTTAGAGAGCTTCCAGGTGCCGTTTTCATACACAAAGGTCACGTTATCGGCCATTTGCTCCGGCTGATCGGGGCGAATGAACTGCACGCTGGTGAGCACCTCGTTGGCGGCATAGCCCGCCAACACGGGGTCTACCACCTGGAAGTCCGCGCCGGACTCCTCCTTGGAGCGGGCCATGACCTCAAAGAGTTCCGGCGCGGTTTCCCCACCCTGCACGGTGACGATCTTCTGCTCAATAGGCAGGTTGGAGTCGGTGGCGGCGGCCAGAACCCGGTTGAGGTCCGCCGCAGTGGGCAGCGCGGGGGCAACCTCGGCGGCCGTAGTGGTGGCCGGTGCACTCGTGGTGGCTTCCGCGTTATCGCTCTTCTCCTCACTGGAACAAGCGGCCAGGCCCAGCCCCAGGCTGAGCACGGCGGTAGCGGCGGCAATCTTGTGCAACTTCACGGTTTCTCCTCGCAGAACATCGGCTTCTCGCGCGGCATGAGGATGGCCGCGCGAGCGCTCAACAGTTACGTCTGGGAAAGATGTTACACCTGTTATTTGCCAAAACCCTACGCGCCCAGCGCACGCCGCCTACAATGGCGGGATCATGAGCAGCACACAGACCCTCTCCATCCTCACCACCGGCGGCACCATCGCCTGCACCTCCGACGCCTCCGGAGCACTCATCCCCACCCTCTCCGGGGAGGATCTGGTCGCCCCGCTGCGCTCCCGACTCAACCCCGAGCGCGTCCGCCTGCGTGTGCGCGAACTCGGTCGCCTGGACTCCTCCTCCCTGCGCCTCGACGAGGTGGATTCGATCATCGCCGCCGTCCACCAGGAACTCCGCGATCCCGCCGTGGCCGGGGTGATTATCACCCACGGCACCGATTCCTTAGAGGAGACTGCCCTGGCCCTCGATTCTTTCCATACCGACGAGCGCCCCGTAATCCTCACCGGGGCCATGCTGCCCAGCGATGCCCCCTCCCCGGACGGCCCCGATAACCTCTTTGCCGCCTGTACCATCGCGCTCGATCCCACCGCGCGCGGCATGGGCGCCCTCATCGTCATGGGGAATAAGGTGCTGCCCGCGCGCGCCACCATCAAGGTGGATACCTCCGCCCTGGAGGCCTTCGCCTACCTCGGCCCCGCCGAGCCCCAGCGCCCCGCTCCCCTCCCGGTGGCCCCGCTAAGCGAGCACCGGGTAGACATCATCGCGGCCTATCCCGGTGCTCCCAGGGCGCTTATCGACGCCCCCGTGGCCGCAGGCACCCACGGCCTGGTGATCGAGGCGATGGGGGCCGGGAACATCGGCACCGACCTCGCCCGTGGCGTGGAGGACGCGCTTGACCAAGGGCTCCCCGTGGTGGTGACCACCCGCGCCCACCACGGGGAGGTGCGTTTTGATTATGGCGGCCAGGGCGGCGGGGCCTCCCTGGGGGCGCGCGGCGCCGTGGGGGCCGGATACCTGCGGGCCGGGCAGGCCCGCATGGCGCTGCTGGTGGCCCTGGCGGCGGGGGTACCACCGCAAGATGTGTTCTGAGGAATTATTATCCAAAACCCAGGCCATGCGGATTATTGATGAGGATCTTCTCCGCCACCACCCCGCAGGAGCGTTTTCCACCTTAAGATTTATTCACACCATTCTTTTCCAGGATATTTATGACTTTGCCGGAAAAATCCGCACGGTCAATATCGCCAAAAACGATTACCGCTTTGCCTCCGCTTTATATCTCCCCGAGGCCGTGCGCGCCATCGAGGCCATGCCTCACACCACCCTCCGCGAGATCGTGGATAAATACGCGGAAATGAACGTGGCCCATCCCTTCCGCGAGGGCAATGGCGCTCCATGCGCATCTGGCTGGATCACCTGCTCTCTCGCCAGCAGGGCCTGGTGGTGCAGTGGCACCTCATCGGTGCGGAGGAATACCTTTCCGCCATGCTGCGCAGCCCCTTAAGCACCCTGGAACTCTATGACCTCGTGCAGCACCACACCACCCCCGATCGTGGCGATCGCACCCTCTTTGCCCGGGGAATCAACGCCAGTTATGCCTACGAGGGGTACCGACAGTTTGATGCCAACGATCTATAGTTCCTCCTGCCGAGTCAGCCAGTCACCCCAGTCCAGGCTGTCCACCGGGTCGGCGGGGCGCAGGTCGGGATCGTCGTGGGCAAAGGTGCGGGTGCGCCCCGCCTTGGTAGTGCGGGTTTCAAAGCGCACGGTCACAATCCCATGCCCGCTGCCCTGCACCCAGCCGTGCCCGTATTCGGGGTGGTAGACGTCCTCGGTGGCGTACCACCCGGCGGGCGGGGCCTCGACGCTCACCGCCTGGGGTTCCGTCTCCCCCGGTATCGCGGCCACGCCCACCTCGTAATCGTTATCGGCGCGCTCCGGCACGGAGATGTGCTGTTCCAATTCCGGGAAGAGCACGTCCTGGCGCGCGGTTTCCAGCCCGGAGTACCCCACCCCCACCAGGCGAATGGGCCCCACCTCGTCTGGGTAGCGCACCAGCCTCTTGGCGGTGGCGTGCAGGGTCTCGGGGTTATCGGTGGCATAGGGCAGGGTGGCCGAGCGCGATTCGATGTGAAAGTCCGCCATGCGCAGTTTCACGGTGACGGTGCGAGCCCCACGGCCGTCGTTAAGCAACCTGCGGTGCGCCCCCTGGGCCGCGCGCTCAATGGCTGCATCGACCTCCACGCGGGTGAGTAAATCCCGGGGGTAGGTGTGCTCGGCGGATATTTGCTTGGCCTCGGCGCGCGGCTGCACCGGGCGGTCATCGTGCCCGCGCGCGAGGTGCCATAGTTGCAGGCCCAGGGTGGAACCCAGGGTGATCTCCACCTCGCGCTGGGTTAGCGCGGCGAGATCACCGATGGTGTTCACGCCCACGGCCCGCAGTTTGTTCTGGGTCACCGGCCCGGCACCCCAGAGTTTTCCCACGTCCAGGGGGTGCAGCATCTCGATCTGACGCTCCACCGGGATCACATACATGCCGTCCGGCTTGGCCTCCCCGGAGCCGATCTTGGCGTACTGCTTGCCCGAACCCGCGCCGATGGAGGAGGGCAGGCCGGTTTCCTCGCGGATCGCCTCGCGCAGGCGGTTGCCCCATTCCTCCACCTCCGCCGCGCTGGCTCCCACCAGTTCCTCGGGTTCGAGGAATGCCTCGTCCACGGAGAGCTGTTCGATTACCCCCGCGTAGCGCCGAACGATCTGGAACACCCGGCGCGAGGCGGTGGCATACACCGCCCGGCGCGGCTTGACCAACACGGCGCGATAGCCCACCAGGGCGGCGGCGCGGTGGGTGGGCATGGCGGAGTGCGCGCCAAAGCGACGGGCCTCGTAGGAGGCACCGGCCACCACGCCGCGCCCGTCCACGCCCGCCACGAGCACGGGACGCCCCCGCAGCGTGGGGCGGGTGAGTTGCTCGCAGGAAGCGTAAAAGGCGTCCATATCAATATGAAGAACCCAACGCTGCATACCTGTGAGGATACGGCACCCGCCGACATTTGTCGATCATATGTGCGAAAGCGTCTCGCCGCCCCAGCTCGGGCACCCGCGCGGCACATCTACGCGGCGCACCCGCGCGCCCGACCCCCAGCACCCGGATACCGCCCGCCCCTCTCGCCTAAGCGCCCCACCCCTCCGTGGCATCGCGCACCTCGCCGTAGCGCTCCACCACCTCGGGGCAAAACTCCCCCTCATATACCCGGTGCTCCCCGCCCGCCCACCTCGGCGGGGCCTCCCCTCCGGCCAGCGCCCAGGCCGCCTGACGGGCCGCACCCAGGGCCACGTACTCGCGCGGCTCGGGCACCACCACCGGCACCCCAAAGATCGCGGGTGCCACCGCGCGGATCGCCCCCGAGCGCGCCGCACCGCCAATCAGCAGCAGGCGGCGCGTGCGCACCCCGGTCGCCCGTTCCAGGGCACTCACGGCGT of Corynebacterium sp. 21KM1197 contains these proteins:
- a CDS encoding asparaginase; translation: MMSSTQTLSILTTGGTIACTSDASGALIPTLSGEDLVAPLRSRLNPERVRLRVRELGRLDSSSLRLDEVDSIIAAVHQELRDPAVAGVIITHGTDSLEETALALDSFHTDERPVILTGAMLPSDAPSPDGPDNLFAACTIALDPTARGMGALIVMGNKVLPARATIKVDTSALEAFAYLGPAEPQRPAPLPVAPLSEHRVDIIAAYPGAPRALIDAPVAAGTHGLVIEAMGAGNIGTDLARGVEDALDQGLPVVVTTRAHHGEVRFDYGGQGGGASLGARGAVGAGYLRAGQARMALLVALAAGVPPQDVF
- a CDS encoding Fic family protein, which gives rise to MRIIDEDLLRHHPAGAFSTLRFIHTILFQDIYDFAGKIRTVNIAKNDYRFASALYLPEAVRAIEAMPHTTLREIVDKYAEMNVAHPFREGNGAPCASGWITCSLASRAWWCSGTSSVRRNTFPPCCAAP
- a CDS encoding DNA polymerase IV; the encoded protein is MQRWVLHIDMDAFYASCEQLTRPTLRGRPVLVAGVDGRGVVAGASYEARRFGAHSAMPTHRAAALVGYRAVLVKPRRAVYATASRRVFQIVRRYAGVIEQLSVDEAFLEPEELVGASAAEVEEWGNRLREAIREETGLPSSIGAGSGKQYAKIGSGEAKPDGMYVIPVERQIEMLHPLDVGKLWGAGPVTQNKLRAVGVNTIGDLAALTQREVEITLGSTLGLQLWHLARGHDDRPVQPRAEAKQISAEHTYPRDLLTRVEVDAAIERAAQGAHRRLLNDGRGARTVTVKLRMADFHIESRSATLPYATDNPETLHATAKRLVRYPDEVGPIRLVGVGYSGLETARQDVLFPELEQHISVPERADNDYEVGVAAIPGETEPQAVSVEAPPAGWYATEDVYHPEYGHGWVQGSGHGIVTVRFETRTTKAGRTRTFAHDDPDLRPADPVDSLDWGDWLTRQEEL
- a CDS encoding MspA family porin; its protein translation is MVSSAVSLGVASAAPIIDFLPYPAAPFGGEKQLPDRYAERVTADGWVLHALKEGEKINVAPPLDSSATTGESFGTVTGRVWIDGQGNPEITGAVFESGYQIGCGVDVSGGVDYDVTGTVGVAPHGTVGMEGGPHINGGIEGGPSASLGGEAGPEVKVTLPDGSLTAGADAKVKPEVGADATGKLEMGGDATAKGEFGVDAKAEVTPTIRGHLHPGKVTNVALVSMPIDPRFQRAGGGFTGAHLQVNGCAGPVTVRSYVTISAMSATSMDAVSVYGDAQRIR